In a genomic window of Fibrobacter sp. UWH4:
- a CDS encoding gamma carbonic anhydrase family protein — MASLIEYNGKRPVLGERVFIADGAKVIGDVEIGDDSSVFYNAVIRADLAEIRIGKRTNIQDNVTIHLSTDVGVHVGDNVTVGHNAILHACDVDDNVLVGMGAILMDGVHIKSNSVVAAGAIVTQDKEFPEGSLIVGAPARVVRELTEDEIRKFHENAEHYIVVKDILMESAEHRCE, encoded by the coding sequence ATGGCTTCTTTAATCGAATACAACGGTAAGCGCCCGGTCTTGGGTGAACGTGTTTTTATCGCCGATGGCGCGAAGGTGATTGGCGATGTGGAAATCGGAGACGATTCCTCGGTGTTTTACAACGCGGTTATTCGAGCGGACCTGGCTGAAATTCGGATTGGCAAGCGAACCAACATTCAGGACAATGTGACGATACATCTATCGACAGATGTGGGCGTGCATGTGGGCGATAACGTGACAGTCGGTCACAACGCCATTTTGCATGCCTGCGATGTCGATGACAATGTGCTGGTGGGCATGGGTGCAATTCTTATGGATGGGGTGCATATCAAGTCCAATAGCGTGGTGGCCGCCGGTGCCATAGTAACGCAGGACAAGGAATTTCCCGAAGGAAGCTTGATTGTGGGCGCTCCGGCTCGCGTGGTGCGAGAACTTACCGAAGATGAAATCCGCAAGTTCCACGAAAACGCGGAACACTATATAGTTGTGAAAGATATCCTAATGGAATCCGCAGAACATCGTTGCGAGTAA